The Kribbella sp. HUAS MG21 genome includes the window CGAGGTCCGCTCCGCGGCGGAGCTGCCGGACGGCCCGTACGACGTGGTGGTCGCCGGCCTGGTGCTGAACTTCGTCCCGGAACGCGTGGACGCGCTGCGCCGGATGCGCGAGATCGGTACGACGGTCGCGGTCTACGTCTGGGACTACGCCGACGGCATGCAGCTGATGCGGTACTTCTTCGACGCGGTGGCCGACGTCCGGCCGCAGGACCGCGACCAGGACGAGGGCCGCCGGTTCCCGTTCTGTACGCCGGAAGGCCTGGAGGGACTGTTCCGCGAGGCCGGGTTCGGCGACGTGCGCACGCGCGAGATCGTCGTACCGACGGTGTTCTCGTCGTTCGACGACTACTGGCAGCCGTTCCTGGGCGGGCAGGGCGTGGCGCCGGCGTACCTGCGCAGCCTGGAGCTCAAGGACCAGGAGGTCATCAGGGACGCGGTCAGGGACCGGCTGCCGATCGCGGCGGACGGCTCGATCGAGCTGACGGCACGCGCGTGGGCCGCCGCTGGTTGAGCGATGTCAAGAACGGGCGCTCTGCTCCGTCGTACGAGTGAGAGGAGAGCGCCGATGAAGTTCTTGCTGATTCTGCAGGGTGCCGGTGACCCGCGGCTGCAGCGTGACGAGTTCGAGCGAGTCGCCTACGACGCGGGGGAGCTGGTCGGCGGTGAGCTGCTCGCCGACCCGCAACTGGCCGTCCAGCTGCCCGCGAGCGAGCCGACCCGGATCGACGGGTACTACCTGGTCGATGTGGAGAACCGGGACCGGGCGATCGAGCTCGCGCGCCTGCTGCCGGACGCGCGAGCCGCCGACCGTTCCGTCGAGGTCCGGGCGGTGATGCACTCGACCGCCACCGACTTCTAGAGCACCTTGAACCACAGGCTGGTGGCCTGCGCGGTCTCGGTGACGCTCGTGCGTTCGAGCCGCACGGTCCGGCCGCCGGCGTGCTCGAACAACCGGGTGCCGTCGCCCAGCAGCACCGGGGCGTAGAAGACGAGCACCTCGTCCAGTTCCCCCGCCTCGATGCACTGCCTGGCTATGCTGGCGCCGATGACGTTGACGTAGCGGTCGCCGGCCGCCTCCTTGGCCTGGGCCAGCGCCGTCGCGAAGTCGTCGACGTACGTCACGCCGGCCTCCGGGTCGGTCGGCGGGCGGTGCGTGACGACGTACACCGGTCCGCTCCAGCCGCCGCCGAACGCCTGCCCCTCGCCGGGGTCGCCCTTGTGCGGGTCGTCGCCGTCGTGCGACCGGCGGCCGATCAGCAGCGACCCGATCCGCGGCACCAGGTCGTCGACCTCCGGGTTCGGCCCGAGATACGGCCGCATCCACTGCATGTCGCCGTCCGGCCCGCTGATGAAGCCGTCCGCCGACGCGGTGACCGAGTACAGCACCTTCGCCATTCTTCGCTCCTCCTTCGTCGTGGGTGTCCGTGTTGAGACGAGCGAGGCGGCGAGAACTCATCGCAATTCGCTGGTGCGCGGCGGGCGGCGCGGCGATGATGGGTCGCATGTCCGCTGCTCCGGCTGCTGCCGCTTTCTGATCGCACCTCCGCGTCCGATCAAGCCCGTCGTACCCCGACGGGCCCCGAAGTGTGCAGTCCGACAGCCTTTGGAGCGAACCCTTCATGACCTCCCCCTCGTGGGTCGAGATCGCCTGTGACGAGTCGGGATTCTCCGGATCCAACCTGCTCGATCCCGTCTCGCCCGTGATCACCCATGCCAGTGTCGACCTACCGCTACCCGCCGCGGCCGAACTGATCGCCGTACTGCGATCCCGCCTGCGCTACCGCACCGAGTACAAGTCCAACCAGCTGCTCCGCCCCGAGCAACGGCCCGCGCTGGAGTGGCTGCTCACCACGCTGCGTGGGCACGCGCATGTGCACGCCATCGACAAGACCGCGTACGTCGCCGCGCGCGTGCTCGAGCTGTTCACCGAGGAGCCGTCGTACGGCGCGGGCACCAGCCTCGGGACCGATCACTCTGAGGCCGTCGCGGCGCTGCGGCACCGGACCGGGTTCCTCGCGGCGTTCCTGGACCTGACCCGGACGAAGCGGGTCCGGCTGCTGGACCACGCGGCGGTGGACCGGTTCTTCGCCACAATGCCGGCCGACGTACCGGAGTTGCGGGCGGTGACCCGTCGCCGGGTCGAGGAGGTGATGCAGCGGCTGATCGACGAGGATCCGCTGCTGCCGCCGCCCTGGGAACCGCTCGTGCCCGCGCTTGCCGAGACGGTCCTGCACTGGAGCAGCGGCGGTCGTTCGGTCGCGGTGGTGCACGACGAGCAGAGTGCGTTGACGCCCGGCAGGGTCGCGCGGCTCGGGGCGTTCCTCGCCGAGCGGGTGGAGCCGGCGCCGCTGCGGTCGTTCACGCAGGTCGACTCGAAGCACGATCCGCGGGTGCAGGTGGCCGACTTCCTGGCCGGGATCGCGCGCCGCCGTACGCCGGATCTGGCCGAACTGCTCGCGCCCTACACCTGCGCGGCGACGAAGTCCTCCCAGGTGTGAGTGCCCTTCGTGGCGCCGGTCAGGGACAGGTTGCCGCCGGCGCGGTACACCTTGCCCGCCTTGCCGGGCACGCGGATCGGCAGCGACAGGCG containing:
- a CDS encoding DUF3800 domain-containing protein, which encodes MTSPSWVEIACDESGFSGSNLLDPVSPVITHASVDLPLPAAAELIAVLRSRLRYRTEYKSNQLLRPEQRPALEWLLTTLRGHAHVHAIDKTAYVAARVLELFTEEPSYGAGTSLGTDHSEAVAALRHRTGFLAAFLDLTRTKRVRLLDHAAVDRFFATMPADVPELRAVTRRRVEEVMQRLIDEDPLLPPPWEPLVPALAETVLHWSSGGRSVAVVHDEQSALTPGRVARLGAFLAERVEPAPLRSFTQVDSKHDPRVQVADFLAGIARRRTPDLAELLAPYTCAATKSSQV
- a CDS encoding dihydrofolate reductase family protein, which gives rise to MAKVLYSVTASADGFISGPDGDMQWMRPYLGPNPEVDDLVPRIGSLLIGRRSHDGDDPHKGDPGEGQAFGGGWSGPVYVVTHRPPTDPEAGVTYVDDFATALAQAKEAAGDRYVNVIGASIARQCIEAGELDEVLVFYAPVLLGDGTRLFEHAGGRTVRLERTSVTETAQATSLWFKVL
- a CDS encoding class I SAM-dependent methyltransferase, which translates into the protein MSEWSSGGIYESYVGRWSRLVAPEFVAWLDQPPGRRWLDVGCGTGALTSTILRTADPESVHGVDPSEGFISYARAAVDDPRARFEVRSAAELPDGPYDVVVAGLVLNFVPERVDALRRMREIGTTVAVYVWDYADGMQLMRYFFDAVADVRPQDRDQDEGRRFPFCTPEGLEGLFREAGFGDVRTREIVVPTVFSSFDDYWQPFLGGQGVAPAYLRSLELKDQEVIRDAVRDRLPIAADGSIELTARAWAAAG